A single genomic interval of Leishmania panamensis strain MHOM/PA/94/PSC-1 chromosome 25 sequence harbors:
- a CDS encoding hypothetical protein (TriTrypDB/GeneDB-style sysID: LpmP.25.0570), whose translation MRPCAVLLRRGPELASVRPLLRETALRTVFSRHQVQLLTSTGAVHTAGVVVSSLGEQRRTQYAQMPGKRAQEAFLMQFDPLEVLDLPSDSTVEDIDAAFEKAKALYGPNGKYPDAKMVDRVFRAHEILKDPDSPYYLKAHSSQTDRQRLQFQLLPKAKRRLIEVQVCVLMLVVFVVALLVIKLVLRPINRSMRAATR comes from the coding sequence ATGCGCCCGTGTGCAGTGCTGTTGCGTCGAGGTCCCGAACTGGCGAGCGTGCGACCCCTTCTTCGCGAAACAGCACTCCGCACCGTATTTTCTCGCCACCAGGTGCAGCTTTTAACGTCCACCGGCGCAGTTCATACCGCCGGTGTTGTTGTCTCTTCTCTGGGTGAACAACGTCGCACTCAGTATGCGCAGATGCCGGGCAAGCGTGCACAGGAGGCCTTCCTCATGCAGTTCGATCCGCTAGAGGTGCTCGACCTGCCGTCAGACAGCACGGTGGAGGACATAGATGCTGCCTTTGAGAAGGCGAAGGCCCTGTACGGCCCTAACGGGAAATACCCTGATGCCAAGATGGTAGACCGTGTTTTCCGGGCCCACGAAATCTTAAAGGACCCGGACTCACCTTATTATCTCAAAGCGCACAGCAGTCAGACAGATCGTCAGCGGCTGCAGTTCCAGCTGCTCCCCAAGGCCAAGCGTCGCTTAATTGAGGTTCAGGTGTGCGTACTGATGCTCGTCGTTTTCGTTGTGGCTTTGCTGGTCATCAAACTCGTGCTGCGCCCCATCAACCGCTCCATGCGTGCGGCCACACGCTAA